One stretch of bacterium DNA includes these proteins:
- a CDS encoding polysaccharide deacetylase family protein, producing the protein MITDKPNGFYPETSTSHFERQIAFLVKNYHVMSLDEIMERSQKGESLRGCVAITFDDGFKDNFEKAYPILKKYQVPATIFVTTSYVESGIAPWFIKLRFMFMKTDKTYLELAADKRITAPLRTREEKFAASEKVMRYFKDCPDEQRLRLLDELGIRLAVNDFRELDNLMLSWDEIREMSEQGISFGAHTVNHPILTRIPLAVAEEEIQQSKKTIEEKVGKQVSSFAYPFGKEAQYSPEMFNILRKLHFNCAVTTIIGSNNHHTEAFALKRWYPWELSQIL; encoded by the coding sequence ATGATAACCGATAAGCCCAACGGCTTTTATCCGGAAACATCAACCAGTCATTTTGAACGGCAAATTGCCTTCCTGGTAAAGAATTACCATGTTATGTCACTTGACGAAATCATGGAGAGATCCCAAAAAGGAGAATCCCTGCGCGGTTGTGTAGCCATCACTTTTGATGACGGGTTCAAAGATAACTTTGAGAAAGCTTACCCGATTCTGAAAAAATATCAGGTTCCGGCTACTATTTTTGTAACTACGAGCTATGTTGAAAGCGGGATCGCACCCTGGTTTATCAAGCTGCGCTTCATGTTTATGAAAACAGACAAAACATATCTGGAGCTTGCCGCTGATAAGCGCATTACCGCTCCCCTGCGAACCAGAGAGGAAAAGTTTGCTGCATCCGAGAAGGTCATGAGATATTTCAAAGATTGTCCCGATGAGCAGCGGCTCCGTCTGCTCGATGAATTGGGCATAAGACTTGCAGTTAATGATTTCAGGGAGCTTGATAACCTCATGTTAAGCTGGGATGAAATCCGGGAGATGTCTGAACAGGGGATTTCCTTTGGGGCCCACACCGTCAACCATCCGATATTGACCAGGATACCGCTTGCTGTGGCTGAAGAGGAAATCCAGCAATCAAAAAAAACGATCGAGGAAAAGGTTGGTAAACAGGTGAGCAGTTTTGCTTATCCATTTGGCAAAGAAGCCCAGTACAGCCCTGAGATGTTCAATATATTGCGGAAACTTCATTTTAACTGTGCAGTAACAACGATAATAGGTTCAAACAATCACCATACTGAAGCATTTGCACTGAAGCGGTGGTACCCCTGGGAATTATCTCAAATTCTTTAA
- a CDS encoding glycosyltransferase family 4 protein, which produces MPEALLKADSQYAERFQPRAWSSRILFHHRTQGQGAEGVHIRGMAGGFKNCGYQVDIIGPPGIDPFAVSVKPETASANNGSHGSLLNRFWHMVSKNTPQVAFEIMELGYNVYAYKSLRKMLSLYKYDFLYERYALNNFASTFLAQRYGIPLVLEVNDATVIERSRPCALKEMARSIERKVFEKANLLITITHHFKQLILDQYRQIPEEKILVLPNAIDPQRFEIPPSKKLRKEYLGIQARYVIGCVGAFVYWHGLDFLLQSVHDLLEEMDIHVLLVGDGPVRKDLEKLINVLNIQNRVTITGFVDYQDVPRYIELFDIGLMAGSNMHGSPMKIFEYMALGVPPIAADYPPLREIIRDGEDGSLFPPNDTVSLRMKIRELLDDGKMRNRMGRRAKEKVMNQFTWLGNAEKLLQKLGKVKAPQKPSGNYQLIPVSKE; this is translated from the coding sequence TTGCCTGAAGCTTTACTGAAAGCTGATTCTCAGTATGCCGAGCGGTTTCAGCCACGGGCATGGAGCAGCCGGATTCTTTTCCATCACCGCACCCAGGGACAAGGTGCAGAGGGTGTTCATATCCGGGGCATGGCAGGAGGATTCAAAAATTGCGGATATCAGGTCGACATTATCGGTCCTCCCGGAATCGACCCTTTTGCCGTATCAGTAAAACCTGAGACTGCAAGCGCAAATAATGGTTCTCATGGTTCATTGTTAAACAGGTTCTGGCACATGGTGAGTAAAAACACACCTCAGGTTGCCTTTGAAATTATGGAGCTTGGCTATAACGTTTATGCCTATAAAAGTTTACGTAAGATGTTAAGCCTTTATAAATATGACTTTTTATATGAGAGATACGCTCTCAACAACTTTGCTTCGACTTTTCTGGCTCAACGATATGGAATTCCCCTCGTGCTTGAGGTAAACGATGCAACTGTCATTGAAAGATCGAGGCCCTGCGCCCTCAAGGAGATGGCACGGTCGATAGAGAGAAAAGTATTTGAAAAAGCAAACCTTTTGATAACCATTACTCACCACTTTAAGCAATTGATCCTCGATCAATACCGGCAAATCCCCGAAGAAAAAATTTTAGTCCTGCCCAATGCCATAGATCCTCAACGGTTTGAGATACCTCCATCGAAAAAACTGAGGAAAGAATATCTTGGTATTCAAGCCCGATATGTAATCGGCTGCGTTGGAGCATTCGTATATTGGCATGGCCTGGATTTTCTCCTTCAATCTGTCCATGATCTTCTTGAGGAAATGGATATCCATGTCTTACTGGTAGGTGATGGACCGGTCCGGAAAGATCTTGAAAAACTCATCAATGTCTTGAATATCCAGAACAGGGTTACGATAACCGGCTTTGTCGATTATCAGGATGTTCCACGATATATTGAGCTCTTTGACATAGGCTTGATGGCGGGCTCGAATATGCATGGTTCGCCAATGAAGATATTTGAATATATGGCTCTGGGAGTCCCGCCGATTGCAGCGGATTATCCTCCTCTGCGGGAGATAATCCGTGACGGTGAAGACGGAAGCCTGTTTCCACCCAATGATACGGTATCATTGAGGATGAAAATCAGAGAATTGCTGGATGATGGAAAGATGAGAAACCGTATGGGCAGGAGGGCAAAGGAGAAAGTGATGAATCAATTTACCTGGCTGGGAAACGCTGAAAAACTGCTTCAAAAACTGGGGAAGGTGAAAGCTCCCCAAAAGCCTTCAGGTAACTATCAGCTCATCCCTGTTTCAAAGGAATAG
- a CDS encoding acyltransferase, with translation MFQSIFTNYEVAKLSAGNANLTNAVIFSILLIASFLTLKKADSQLLDKLQTGQLKGLAILLVIIGHLWLHVSKTKSSIILSGDAVALFFLLSGYGLTMSSKNKKPGLRDYFLQRMKRVMVPYWIATVLLIVLDYLILRRSYPSGDILLTFLGININTTTRHIDYVRWYITVLILWYILFFVAASLPGRKKVMLFLLTCSAIMFSLNYYVTHLGWNQIFAFPVGCALGYYHPFFRESFTNTKNKPILFGVSLLCIVLSIGIKSFFLPAVITVIPSIVYEFASEVIGILFCMGLIYLFACIGSWNYYSQFLTYIGNISYELFLLHGALLIKYNPIVSGSSILSLSVQFAFLLMVTMLLASLFQKGIQAIA, from the coding sequence ATGTTCCAGTCCATTTTCACCAATTACGAAGTCGCCAAGTTATCCGCAGGTAATGCCAATTTGACCAATGCGGTGATTTTTTCGATCCTGCTCATTGCCTCTTTTCTTACCTTGAAAAAGGCTGATTCACAACTCCTTGACAAGTTACAGACAGGTCAACTCAAAGGTCTGGCCATTTTGCTGGTGATTATTGGACACCTGTGGCTTCATGTGTCAAAGACAAAAAGCAGTATCATCCTCAGTGGTGATGCCGTTGCCTTATTCTTTCTCCTTTCCGGCTATGGCCTGACTATGTCGAGCAAAAACAAAAAGCCCGGCTTGAGAGATTATTTTCTCCAGAGAATGAAAAGGGTAATGGTACCCTATTGGATTGCAACGGTTTTATTGATTGTATTAGACTATCTGATTCTGCGAAGATCCTATCCATCAGGAGATATCCTGTTAACCTTCCTGGGAATCAATATCAATACCACAACACGCCATATCGATTACGTACGGTGGTATATTACCGTGTTAATTTTATGGTACATTTTGTTTTTTGTTGCTGCTTCTCTACCCGGCAGGAAGAAGGTTATGCTCTTTCTCCTGACCTGTTCAGCGATAATGTTCTCCCTGAACTATTATGTCACTCATCTCGGCTGGAATCAGATCTTCGCTTTCCCGGTCGGCTGCGCGTTAGGCTATTATCATCCGTTTTTCAGGGAATCGTTTACCAATACCAAAAATAAACCAATCCTCTTTGGCGTATCCCTGTTGTGCATAGTCTTGAGCATAGGGATTAAATCATTTTTCCTGCCTGCCGTAATTACTGTCATACCCTCCATCGTGTATGAATTTGCCAGTGAAGTCATCGGCATCCTTTTTTGCATGGGATTGATCTATCTCTTCGCATGCATCGGGTCCTGGAATTACTATAGCCAGTTTCTCACCTATATCGGCAATATTTCTTATGAGTTGTTTCTGTTGCATGGAGCTTTGTTAATCAAGTATAACCCGATTGTTTCGGGCAGCTCCATACTGAGTCTATCAGTTCAGTTTGCATTTCTCCTGATGGTGACCATGCTGTTGGCCTCTTTATTTCAAAAAGGGATACAAGCAATTGCCTGA
- the asnB gene encoding asparagine synthase (glutamine-hydrolyzing), with protein MCGISGILYYQDRPVGESLLTTMAEVLKHRGPDDAGYFLNSTQADPPTPRWKITPGKGNVGFVHTRLSIIDLSSGHQPMTNEDETVWITFNGEIYNFPDLKTELRNKGHRFKTNCDTEVIIHAYEEWKEECVKRLRGMFAFAIWDEKAQTLFLARDRLGIKPLYFYADQTKFLFGSEIKAILQHPEISRDLNLEALNDYFSLLYVPAPKTIFQGIAKLLPGCTLTVRSREITLNRYWDLNFGETTHQTESEWCEAILAKLKEAVSIRLISEVPLGAFLSGGVDSSAVVALMSLLVPKPVQTTSIGFHEEKFNELPYARLMVNRYKTDHYEMQISPNAVEALEKLTWFFDEPFADSSAIPTYYVSWAARQKVTVALSGDGGDENFAGYRRYYFDRLENTARSLFPASVRENIIGTLARLYPKADWLPQMFRAKTLLTNLSLDPVEGFYNSMSCFGQFRESILNPDLKKELHGYHPSRLFHEYYERANTDDPLSRVQYVDFKTYLVDDILTKVDRASMAHALEVRVPLLDHEFVELVATIPSSLKLKGKKPKYIFKKAIEPLVPEEILYRRKMGFSMPISGWLKNDLKTMFESSVFEKGSICERYLNTKTVATLWKEHQAGSGEYSAELWSILFFEFWGRNWLQDIQEK; from the coding sequence ATGTGCGGAATCTCAGGGATACTCTATTACCAGGATCGGCCGGTTGGCGAATCTTTGCTCACGACGATGGCTGAAGTGCTGAAACACCGTGGGCCTGATGATGCAGGATATTTTCTGAACAGCACCCAGGCCGATCCACCAACACCCAGGTGGAAGATCACTCCCGGAAAAGGGAATGTCGGCTTCGTTCATACCCGGCTCAGTATCATCGACCTTTCTTCAGGTCACCAGCCGATGACCAATGAGGATGAAACCGTCTGGATTACCTTTAATGGCGAGATCTATAATTTTCCCGACTTGAAAACCGAGCTGCGCAATAAAGGACATCGGTTCAAAACCAACTGCGATACCGAAGTCATTATTCATGCCTATGAAGAATGGAAAGAAGAGTGCGTCAAGAGGCTGCGGGGCATGTTCGCTTTCGCCATCTGGGATGAAAAAGCTCAGACGCTCTTTTTAGCCAGGGACCGGCTTGGAATAAAGCCTCTCTATTTTTATGCAGACCAGACCAAATTCCTGTTCGGCTCAGAAATAAAGGCCATTCTGCAACATCCCGAAATATCCAGAGACCTCAACCTGGAAGCCCTCAATGACTACTTCTCCCTGCTCTATGTCCCGGCCCCGAAAACTATTTTTCAGGGAATCGCCAAGCTCCTCCCCGGATGCACCCTCACGGTACGATCCCGCGAAATTACGCTCAACAGGTATTGGGACCTGAATTTCGGTGAAACAACCCACCAGACAGAGAGTGAGTGGTGTGAAGCGATTCTGGCCAAACTGAAGGAGGCTGTTTCCATCAGGCTTATCAGCGAGGTGCCGTTAGGTGCCTTTTTAAGTGGCGGGGTGGATTCCAGTGCAGTCGTGGCCCTGATGTCCCTCCTCGTGCCAAAGCCGGTGCAGACAACTTCCATCGGCTTTCATGAAGAAAAGTTCAATGAGCTCCCCTATGCCCGATTGATGGTGAATCGCTATAAAACGGATCATTATGAAATGCAGATCTCGCCAAATGCCGTAGAGGCCCTGGAAAAACTGACCTGGTTTTTTGATGAGCCCTTTGCTGATTCCTCTGCCATTCCCACCTATTACGTCTCCTGGGCAGCACGGCAAAAAGTGACGGTGGCGCTTTCCGGTGACGGCGGTGATGAAAATTTTGCCGGTTACCGGCGCTACTATTTCGACCGGCTGGAAAATACCGCCCGGTCCCTTTTCCCTGCTTCGGTACGAGAGAATATCATCGGTACCTTAGCCAGATTGTATCCCAAGGCGGATTGGCTGCCCCAGATGTTTCGGGCCAAAACGCTTTTGACAAACCTCTCTCTTGATCCCGTGGAAGGGTTTTATAACTCCATGTCCTGCTTTGGCCAGTTCAGGGAAAGCATTCTGAATCCCGACCTGAAAAAAGAGCTGCATGGCTATCATCCATCCCGCCTGTTTCACGAATATTATGAACGGGCCAATACCGACGATCCGCTTTCCAGAGTACAATATGTTGATTTTAAAACCTATCTGGTTGACGATATCCTCACCAAGGTAGACCGGGCCAGTATGGCCCATGCCCTCGAAGTGAGAGTCCCGCTGCTGGACCACGAATTTGTGGAACTGGTGGCAACCATACCTTCCAGCCTGAAACTCAAGGGGAAGAAGCCAAAGTACATATTCAAAAAAGCAATCGAACCCCTGGTCCCGGAGGAAATTTTGTATCGGAGAAAAATGGGGTTTTCGATGCCGATTTCCGGGTGGCTGAAGAATGATTTAAAAACCATGTTTGAAAGCTCCGTCTTCGAGAAAGGCTCCATTTGTGAAAGGTATCTGAATACAAAAACCGTTGCCACTCTGTGGAAGGAGCATCAGGCCGGATCAGGAGAGTATTCGGCAGAATTGTGGAGTATCCTGTTTTTTGAGTTTTGGGGAAGAAACTGGCTCCAGGATATCCAAGAAAAATAA
- a CDS encoding TIGR03087 family PEP-CTERM/XrtA system glycosyltransferase, translating into MKILYLAHRIPYPPNKGDKIRSFNEIKWLSKKHQIYLCCLADNPEDLHYGDDLLAYCQQVKIVPVNPRIAKLKSVFALFSGESLSIPYFYAKTLQTAVDHLLATVAFDCILCFSSPMAEYIFRSPALGRRSSGAPSAPRLVMDFCDVDSDKWLQYGQTASFPLSRIYRLEGRRLARYERKTAEFFDHSVVISQKEAEIFQTRNPHICRLTVIANGVDYHYFDPDELHPLPPDSSLYSAPGKKSGYPVLLFTGAMDYHANADGVIWFSKEIFPMIRKAVPEVRFYIVGSNPGRKVRALDNGDTIRVTGFVEDVRPYYQRADICVIPLRLGRGVQNKVLEAMAMGRAIVTTSKTIEGIHAVPGEHLLVGNDQDSISRATITLLEDEDLRAKLGARARQQVRAWYNWSACMEKLESLLQEGHDRDLAARREYSHHSTILSGAD; encoded by the coding sequence ATGAAAATACTTTACCTTGCGCATAGAATCCCTTATCCTCCCAACAAAGGGGATAAGATTCGCTCATTCAATGAGATCAAATGGTTATCAAAGAAGCACCAGATTTATCTCTGCTGTCTGGCGGATAATCCGGAAGATCTTCACTATGGAGACGATCTTCTGGCTTATTGTCAGCAGGTGAAGATAGTGCCTGTCAATCCCCGGATTGCCAAATTGAAAAGCGTATTCGCTCTTTTTTCCGGAGAATCTCTTTCCATACCCTACTTTTATGCCAAAACCCTGCAAACGGCAGTTGACCATTTGCTGGCAACTGTGGCTTTTGATTGCATTCTGTGCTTTTCCTCGCCGATGGCTGAGTACATCTTCCGCTCGCCTGCCCTTGGCAGGCGCAGCTCCGGTGCACCCTCTGCTCCCCGCCTGGTTATGGATTTTTGCGATGTGGATTCTGATAAATGGCTCCAGTACGGACAGACTGCATCCTTTCCCCTCTCCCGCATCTATCGGCTGGAGGGCCGAAGATTGGCCCGCTACGAGAGGAAAACTGCGGAGTTTTTTGACCACTCGGTAGTCATTTCCCAAAAAGAGGCTGAGATCTTTCAAACCCGGAATCCTCATATCTGCCGGTTGACCGTCATTGCCAACGGCGTCGATTATCACTATTTCGATCCTGACGAGCTGCATCCTCTCCCTCCGGACTCTTCGCTGTATTCAGCTCCCGGGAAAAAGAGCGGCTATCCTGTTCTCCTGTTTACCGGGGCCATGGACTATCATGCTAATGCGGACGGAGTGATCTGGTTCAGTAAGGAGATTTTCCCCATGATCAGGAAAGCCGTACCGGAAGTACGGTTTTATATCGTCGGCAGCAATCCCGGACGGAAGGTAAGAGCCCTCGATAATGGAGATACTATCAGGGTAACCGGCTTTGTCGAAGATGTAAGGCCCTACTACCAGAGAGCTGATATTTGTGTCATCCCTCTGCGGCTGGGCCGGGGAGTACAGAACAAGGTTTTGGAGGCTATGGCCATGGGCAGGGCTATAGTTACCACTTCCAAAACCATCGAGGGCATTCATGCAGTACCGGGAGAACATCTCCTGGTAGGCAACGATCAGGACAGCATTTCGCGTGCAACAATAACCCTGTTGGAAGATGAAGATCTCAGGGCAAAATTGGGAGCCAGGGCGCGCCAGCAGGTAAGAGCCTGGTATAACTGGTCCGCCTGCATGGAAAAACTGGAGTCTCTCCTGCAGGAAGGCCATGACCGTGATTTGGCCGCCCGGAGAGAATACAGTCACCATTCAACCATATTGTCAGGAGCTGATTGA
- a CDS encoding FemAB family XrtA/PEP-CTERM system-associated protein, translating to MATLTPHSSQQMIDLQKTDSRKATITIRQLRPNDQPAWDNYVKAHPDGSFFHLIGWKNIVEKTFGHSPCYLLAEQTFDPPEAITPDDQRSSQTTLAGVLPLFFIKSFLFGKFIISSPFAEVGGALANNTEIENLLLQRAVEITKSQGLDYLELRYKDKLLNGLALKSLYYNFKREIFPDLDQNMEAIPRKARRMIRQGEKFNLSFEFGNHNLKSFYSVLARSFHNLGTPLFTFRFFENICDEFKENCLLLIIQNQDKLPIAGVLTFFYKDQVLPYYAGSLVEYRDLAPNDFMYWQLMKYGCENGYRFFDFGRSKENTGSFHFKRHWGFEPKPLYYQYFLNRLTEMPNLSPANPKYQRKIKLWKKLPPWVTQTIGPSLSKYLV from the coding sequence ATGGCCACTCTTACACCTCACTCAAGTCAGCAGATGATCGACCTTCAGAAAACCGATTCCAGAAAAGCGACCATAACAATCAGGCAGTTACGGCCAAATGATCAACCAGCGTGGGATAATTACGTCAAAGCACATCCGGATGGGAGTTTTTTTCACCTCATCGGCTGGAAAAATATTGTCGAAAAGACCTTCGGGCACAGTCCCTGTTACCTGCTCGCCGAGCAGACCTTCGACCCGCCGGAAGCCATTACCCCTGATGATCAGAGATCATCTCAAACCACCCTTGCAGGCGTACTTCCTCTCTTCTTCATCAAAAGCTTTCTTTTTGGAAAGTTTATAATCTCCAGCCCTTTTGCAGAAGTCGGGGGTGCACTTGCCAATAACACCGAGATAGAAAATTTATTACTGCAACGGGCTGTGGAAATTACCAAAAGCCAGGGACTCGACTATCTTGAGCTCCGGTATAAAGATAAACTGCTCAATGGGCTTGCACTCAAGAGCCTCTATTATAACTTCAAACGGGAGATATTCCCGGACCTTGACCAAAACATGGAGGCCATTCCAAGAAAAGCCCGGCGCATGATCCGGCAGGGTGAAAAATTTAACCTTTCTTTCGAGTTTGGAAACCATAACCTGAAGTCATTTTACAGTGTATTGGCGAGGAGCTTCCATAATCTGGGAACACCACTTTTTACCTTCAGGTTTTTCGAGAACATCTGCGATGAATTCAAGGAAAACTGCCTTCTGCTCATCATCCAGAACCAGGACAAGCTGCCGATTGCCGGAGTTCTCACGTTCTTCTATAAAGACCAGGTTCTCCCGTATTATGCGGGCTCCCTGGTTGAATACCGGGATCTGGCACCCAATGACTTTATGTACTGGCAATTAATGAAATATGGCTGTGAAAACGGCTATCGCTTTTTCGATTTCGGAAGAAGCAAGGAAAATACCGGATCATTCCATTTTAAAAGACATTGGGGTTTTGAGCCAAAGCCATTGTATTACCAGTACTTCCTGAACAGGCTCACGGAAATGCCCAATCTCAGCCCTGCAAATCCCAAGTACCAGAGAAAGATAAAGCTCTGGAAAAAGCTGCCCCCCTGGGTTACCCAGACTATCGGACCATCCCTGTCGAAGTATCTGGTATAA
- a CDS encoding XrtA system polysaccharide deacetylase: MTILLSSFFMLFSTTLIELGRDWMEDPNYSHGFFIPLLAVSMIWHKRKELSSYSVESGNWGIVLLVLGMAVHIVSNLGAELFTMRLAVIISLFGLSFFLLGKGITRKIAFPLGYLLFMVPIPAIIWNAIAFPLQIFSSAMAENLIKTIGISIVREGNVLYLANTTLEVVDACSGLRSLVSLLALSSAFAYFSSHSWIKKWLLFLSAIPIAIMANVFRLSMTAGFASRFGAAVAQGFLHEFSGMVVFLLGLLLLLGFHNVLGRLGTGGKTVVHQEPLIYNHCPERKDEIGFSNSPPERPSLLLTIDVEDWFQVENFKPVIPFADWPNKDLRVEKNTYRLLDFFDEAKVKATFFVLGWLAERIPGLVREIHSRGHEVASHGYNHMLCSRQSSQNMEDDLARSKMLLEDIIGFPVLGYRAPSFSISDEILKMVEECGYLYDSSFNSFGVNARYGRLALAGNWKKGIAHKVSENLYELPISNITFSDCVLPWGGGGYFRLIPFPAFIMGVRYILKNDHAYLFYLHPWEIDPEQPVVKEASLYGKFRHYTNLNKTLSNLFQFVQNFEQCHFTTCFQYLMDIDGKEHGLQEKVNTNGHSYTSLKSADDRPSENRFQKSDHNNQAVTAK; this comes from the coding sequence ATGACTATTTTACTGTCTTCATTCTTTATGCTCTTTAGCACTACTCTTATTGAGCTCGGCAGGGATTGGATGGAAGACCCTAACTATTCACATGGTTTTTTCATTCCTCTTCTTGCGGTCTCGATGATATGGCATAAGAGAAAAGAGCTGTCTTCGTATTCTGTGGAATCAGGCAACTGGGGAATAGTGCTCCTCGTTCTTGGGATGGCAGTGCATATTGTGAGCAACCTCGGTGCCGAGCTGTTTACCATGAGACTGGCTGTCATCATATCTCTCTTTGGCCTTTCGTTCTTTCTCCTGGGAAAAGGAATTACCCGCAAGATCGCTTTTCCCCTGGGTTATCTCCTGTTCATGGTCCCGATCCCGGCCATCATCTGGAATGCGATTGCCTTTCCCCTGCAGATATTCTCCTCGGCTATGGCTGAAAACCTCATCAAAACCATCGGGATTTCCATTGTGCGGGAGGGAAATGTTCTGTACCTGGCCAATACGACCCTGGAGGTCGTGGATGCCTGCTCCGGCCTTCGCTCACTGGTCTCACTCCTGGCCCTGAGCTCGGCATTCGCGTATTTTTCCAGTCATTCCTGGATAAAGAAATGGCTATTGTTTCTCTCAGCCATACCCATTGCCATCATGGCTAATGTGTTTCGGCTCAGTATGACAGCCGGGTTTGCCAGCCGCTTTGGTGCCGCAGTTGCCCAGGGTTTCCTCCATGAGTTTTCAGGAATGGTGGTCTTCCTTCTCGGATTACTCCTGCTCCTTGGCTTCCATAATGTTCTTGGCCGGCTCGGAACAGGTGGGAAAACAGTAGTCCATCAGGAACCGCTCATATATAACCACTGCCCGGAGAGAAAAGATGAAATCGGTTTCTCCAATTCACCCCCTGAAAGACCTTCTCTCTTATTGACCATTGATGTTGAAGACTGGTTCCAGGTGGAAAACTTTAAGCCGGTTATCCCCTTTGCTGACTGGCCGAATAAAGATCTGCGAGTAGAGAAAAATACCTATCGCTTATTGGATTTTTTTGACGAGGCCAAAGTAAAAGCCACATTCTTTGTACTTGGGTGGCTCGCCGAGCGAATCCCCGGCCTTGTCCGGGAGATCCATTCCCGCGGACATGAAGTCGCATCTCATGGATATAACCATATGCTCTGTTCCCGGCAATCAAGCCAAAATATGGAAGATGATCTTGCCAGGAGTAAAATGCTCCTGGAAGATATCATTGGCTTTCCTGTTCTTGGCTACCGCGCTCCGAGCTTCTCTATCAGTGATGAAATTCTGAAAATGGTTGAAGAGTGCGGGTACCTTTACGATTCAAGTTTTAATTCATTCGGCGTCAATGCTCGATACGGGCGGTTGGCTTTAGCCGGAAATTGGAAAAAAGGTATCGCTCACAAGGTTTCGGAAAATTTATACGAGCTTCCTATCAGTAATATTACCTTCTCGGATTGCGTTCTTCCCTGGGGAGGAGGTGGATATTTCCGCCTGATACCCTTTCCAGCATTTATAATGGGTGTTCGATACATACTCAAAAATGACCATGCTTATCTCTTCTATTTGCATCCGTGGGAAATTGACCCGGAGCAGCCTGTGGTAAAAGAAGCCTCACTCTACGGGAAATTCAGACACTACACAAACCTGAATAAAACTCTCTCTAACTTGTTCCAGTTCGTACAGAATTTCGAACAATGCCACTTCACGACCTGCTTCCAGTATCTTATGGATATCGACGGTAAGGAGCACGGATTACAGGAGAAAGTGAACACCAATGGCCACTCTTACACCTCACTCAAGTCAGCAGATGATCGACCTTCAGAAAACCGATTCCAGAAAAGCGACCATAACAATCAGGCAGTTACGGCCAAATGA
- a CDS encoding exosortase C-terminal domain/associated protein EpsI yields MSPVKQISPFRIVIAAAIMLVTMGCLKYLSRDENIPSRKPFSTFPRQIGEWTGKEEHFDQKIYQKLGVDDSILCNYRTPDGSPVELYIGFYQRQRKGDIIHSPKNCMPGAGWNFARTGKTTIISPDLQGQNITVNNVLLERGNDRQVMFYWYQGRGRFMTSEYMQKIYLVTDSITRHRTDEAMVRLLAPVAVSEEETVNYLKEFTQQLIPVLQAYIPS; encoded by the coding sequence ATGTCTCCTGTCAAGCAAATATCTCCTTTTCGGATTGTTATAGCTGCTGCCATTATGCTGGTAACGATGGGCTGCCTCAAATACCTGAGTCGGGATGAAAATATTCCTTCTCGCAAGCCCTTTTCAACCTTTCCCAGGCAAATAGGCGAGTGGACCGGCAAGGAAGAGCATTTTGACCAGAAAATCTACCAAAAGCTCGGTGTCGATGATTCGATCCTGTGCAATTATCGTACCCCTGACGGCTCCCCGGTTGAGCTTTACATCGGCTTTTATCAACGCCAGCGGAAAGGCGATATCATTCATTCTCCCAAAAATTGTATGCCCGGGGCCGGCTGGAATTTTGCCAGAACCGGAAAAACGACGATTATCTCTCCTGATCTTCAGGGGCAAAATATCACCGTCAACAATGTTCTCCTAGAGCGGGGAAATGATCGGCAGGTCATGTTTTACTGGTACCAGGGCCGGGGAAGATTTATGACCTCCGAATATATGCAGAAAATTTACCTGGTTACCGACTCCATTACCCGGCACAGAACGGATGAAGCCATGGTCAGGCTCCTGGCCCCGGTTGCAGTCAGTGAAGAAGAAACTGTCAACTATTTGAAAGAGTTTACTCAACAACTTATCCCTGTGCTCCAGGCATATATACCCTCCTGA